The Hordeum vulgare subsp. vulgare chromosome 4H, MorexV3_pseudomolecules_assembly, whole genome shotgun sequence genomic interval TTGGAGGTTTAGGGTTTATTTTGGAAGCGAGCGTACTCGGATGCCATGGCTGTCTTCTGAAACCTGGATGAGCTTGAGGCCGCCGTCCTTGATGGTGACGGAGATGGTGGAGGAGCCGGCATCGATGCTGTTCTCGACGAGCTCCTTCACCGCCGATGACGGGCACTGGATCACCTCCCCCACGGCGACGCGGTTCACCGCCGACTCCTCCAGCCGCCTGATGCGGGGCGgctccccgcccccgcccccgccgcgcGACACCGCGTCGTCGACCTCCATACCCACCGCACCGCATCTGGGGACCGGGCGGAGGAGGTGGGGAATGGGGAGGCGGAGACGGCAGAGGTTCCGTCGATTTTGGTATTCGGGCCGAGGGGAGGATCGGCCGCCATAGGTCGTGGGGGAGAAAGAGATGGGGATCGCGAAGAGAGATGGGGTCGTGGGATTTTTGTCTTTCACTTTTTTTCACTTTGGGCAGCCAGCCTATCACATGCGAGGCCACGAATCCCATCCCAGAAATAGATCCTGCCCATCCACTCCTCCTATATCCAACGCTCCAAAACCCTTCCCTCATGCAACACACCTCTATcatttgttctcttcttcttttttcaattggtagcacttaatgaccaatttgtgcaatagtatcatgacctaatggatgcaaaaggtcataacgttatgggctttggaccctcttagacttgtcatgactaattttggaattttggtcatgattcaatgaccaattaaaccaccgtcatttttttgggtcataattgagcatttttcttgtagtgcTTATAAGTCAGCTTCCCTGGGGTTGGCTTCCAAGGGCGAGTCTTGTGGTTGCTGGAACTGCCCTTGTTGATCATCTTGCGCTTGCGAGTGTCCTCCATGGTATGACATTTGTCATCAAGCATAAGACCTTTTTTCACCAACTCGAAGAAAGTCAGGCAGTCACACAAAACGAGTTGATATTGCAGGATTTGCTggagcccttccatgaagcgttctatcttggTTACCTCAGTAGTGACGTCTTCAGTTGCATACCTTGAcagaaggttgaacttctacaGGTACTCCTTGACAAAGCTACTTCCCTACTTCACGACCGGGGATGTCCATCCGTCACAATGGATTAAATCAAAGGGAGTAGTGGTGTATGTGGTCAAGGTGGAAAATGGCAGGCGTGTATGTTTGCCCATTTGACACGCACTTCATAGATCGGAAGTACGGACATCATTGTTACATGTGGTAAGAAAATCTAAAGAAAACTGAGAAAAGTAGAAGAACTAGGGTGCCCAAGTCGCCGATGACATAGATAATGCGTAGAGACGGCGAATGCTTGCATCATGGTGCCGCCATTATTGCCACAGAAGGGGTACAAATCGTCATCACTGTTGACCCATGGGAGCACTCCTTGGTGGCTAGGTCCTTCACGGAACATCCAAGGGTGTCAAATTCCACCAAACACAAATTGTCAAAAGTAAATTTATGCACGACAGTGGGATTCTTGACAATGTTAGGAGATAGAAGAATATGACAAAGATAAAAGGGCTTAGGAGGGAGATGAGCAGTAGCAATAGAAAGCACACGGAGCTTAGATCCATCACCAACAATTATATGACGAGTATAAGGCACTAAAAGGGGATAATACAAGGAAAAGGTACCTACGTCGCCATTGACATGGGACGCGGCACCAGTGTCCATGCTCCGTTATGTGTTCGGTGGGAAGGCAGTGTCGTAGCTCGGAGCCGCATGGTACATGGCCGAGGCGTCCCAGCTGGGAGGAGCCGCGACATAGGGTGCCGGAGGTGGCGGCGCAGGTGAGGTGGAGAATGGCAGCGGATAGGCGTGGGTGAGGGCGCCGCGGTGAGCGTCGAGCACGCGTGCCAAGTTAGGCGGGATCCAGGGTGCACAAGGCGGAGGGGAGGGTACCTGACATGCACGAAGTAGCCCAGCTAGGGCATAACCGCAGCCAGGCCCGCAGTCAAGACCAGGTTGTTTGGCTACGCATGGTTTGCACCGAGCTAGCCACCACGCCCGCCTCCACCGTTGGGGATGCGATCACCTGCGCGGTCGCCGCGATCTCAATGGTCTCCTTCGCGTGCACTGCCCCGAACATCAGAGACATCCACACCAAGCTCGTCGGACTGGCTAGCCAGGACCTGAG includes:
- the LOC123450393 gene encoding DNA mismatch repair protein MLH1-like; this translates as MEVDDAVSRGGGGGGEPPRIRRLEESAVNRVAVGEVIQCPSSAVKELVENSIDAGSSTISVTIKDGGLKLIQVSEDSHGIRIQLGMLAYIRT